In Helianthus annuus cultivar XRQ/B chromosome 9, HanXRQr2.0-SUNRISE, whole genome shotgun sequence, the following are encoded in one genomic region:
- the LOC110906788 gene encoding uncharacterized protein LOC110906788 produces MKLELGKKCLLEHFEFKVDRSSKTRYEVSCKGDGCECRFKANPKVLGHFLKEQLKDSGRIYRAKEIVKDFRQRFEVEITNLQAWRGKSHALELLQGTTQDSFAKLPIYCYNLKLANPGRVTHILVDEQSRFEMVFVALGVAIRSFMFNLRPVVIIDAAYLKGEFKGTLFLAVAMDGNNHILPIAYGIGKSEDGESWTWFLSKLRDCVGEIADMGIISDRANSIHVGVRNVFPRVYHGLCCRHLMMNLRLPSSKKKENEALWWKTCKSYRMSDFNESFNALCLVVPRIRQVLTNIGFGRWARAHCPGNRYHYMTSNSAESINSLSRFSRKMPITQLIEFFHESVQKWFYERRLQGMQESHSLTHWAQKKILKKIEGSRTWTVAGIGANSFLVEDGGKRGLVDFLNRSCSCRVWQVSGLPCGHVIAVSRFLGEHDCIHHAFSCYSNEVYKKTYEESINPLPHRSEWVIPEGLGSVLQPHITKRQSGRLKENTRILSRGEEPVQVYCSRCRTYGHVRDVCLDPMPSQIRSRKSSGKGKGKEIETQSPTDDIFPSYNLAEF; encoded by the exons ATGAAGCTTGAGTTGGGAAAGAAATGTTTGTTAGAGCATTTCGAGTTTAAAGTTGATAGATCATCTAAGACACGGTATGAAGTGTCATGCAAGGGTGATGGTTGTGAATGTCGATTTAAG GCTAACCCAAAGGTTTTGGGTCACTTTTTAAAGGAACAACTAAAAGATAGTGGTAGGATATATCGAGCGAAAGAGATTGTTAAAGATTTTAGACAAAGATTCGAGGTTGAGATAACAAACCTTCAAGCTTGGCGTGGTAAAAGCCATGCACTTGAACTTCTACAAGGAACAACCCAAGACTCTTTTGCCAAACTACCAATATACTGTTACAATTTGAAGCTTGCAAATCCTGGAAGAGTTACTCACATCTTGGTTGATGAGCAGAGTCGTTTTGAAATGGTTTTTGTTGCTTTAGGTGTTGCG ATTCGTAGCTTTATGTTTAATCTAAGACCGGTCGTTATCATTGACGCGGCATACCTAAAGGGTGAATTTAAAGGGACGTTGTTTTTAGCAGTGGCCATGGATGGAAATAATCATATTTTACCAATTGCTTATGGCATTGGAAAATCAGAGGATGGTGAATCTTGGACATGGTTTCTCTCAAAGCTTAGAGACTGTGTTGGTGAAATAGCAGATATGGGGATCATTTCGGATAGGGCGAATTCTATACATGTAGGTGTTAGAAACGTGTTTCCACGTGTTTACCACGGGTTGTGTTGTCGTCATTTAATGATGAATTTACGTTTGCCGTCgtctaaaaaaaaagaaaacgaGGCACTATGGTGGAAGACATGTAAATCTTATCGGATGTCTGATTTCAACGAGTCATTCAATGCCTTGTGTCTTGTCGTTCCTAGAATACGCCAGGTTCTAACAAATATTGGGTTTGGTAGATGGGCAAGAGCTCATTGTCCCGGCAATCGATACCACTATATGACATCTAATAGTGCGGAGTCTATTAACTCTTTGTCTAGATTCTCGCGTAAGATGCCGATAACGCAACTTATCGAATTCTTCCATGAGTCCGTACAAAAATGGTTTTATGAACGTCGACTGCAGGGCATGCAGGAGAGCCACTCACTGACTCACTGGGCACAGaagaaaattttaaagaaaattgaagGGTCTAGAACTTGGACTGTTGCAGGCATCGGGGCAAACAGTTTTCTTGTTGAAGACGGTGGGAAAAGGGGTTTAGTTGATTTTTTGAATCGTTCGTGCAGCTGCCGTGTCTGGCAAGTTTCTGGTCTACCTTGTGGGCATGTGATTGCTGTTTCAAGATTTTTGGGTGaacatgactgcattcatcatgcATTCTCGTGTTATTCAAACGAAGTATACAAAAAAACGTATGAAGAATCGATTAATCCTCTGCCTCATAGGTCTGAATGGGTGATACCAGAAGGCCTTGGCAGTGTATTACAGCCGCATATTACAAAACGTCAATCTGGTCGTCTAAAAGAAAACACTCGAATCTTGTCTCGTGGGGAAGAGCCCGTTCAGGTATATTGTTCGCGGTGTCGAACATACGGCCATGTTCGTGACGTTTGTTTAGATCCAATGCCATCACAGATTCGTTCACGTAAATCATCAGGCAAAGGAAAAGGGAAAGAGATAGAAACCCAGAGTCCAACGGATGACATTTTTCCATCTTATAATTTAGCAGAATTTTAA